Proteins encoded together in one Corvus hawaiiensis isolate bCorHaw1 chromosome 15, bCorHaw1.pri.cur, whole genome shotgun sequence window:
- the WNT8A gene encoding protein Wnt-8a yields the protein MKRSTLLILSITGVYSAILHTAAWSVNNFLMTGPKAYLTFSSSVAAGAHSGMEECKFQFGWERWNCPESALQLSTHNRLRSATRETSFVHAISSAGVMYTLTRNCSLGDFESCGCDDSRNGRVGGRGWVWGGCSDNVEFGEKVSKLFVDALETGHDTRALINLHNNEVGRLAVKDTMKRACKCHGVSGSCSIQTCWLQLAEFREIGNYLKIKYDRAHKLEMDKRRMRAGNSADSRGATAETFHHIHASELVFLEDSPDYCTRNASLGHHGTEGRECLQTGKNLSQWEKRSCRRLCTECGLRVEERRTEVVASCNCKFHWCCTVRCEQCRTLVAKHFCTRRDSAAPNHIRQRNRGHRR from the exons ATGAAGAGAAgcaccctcctcatcctctccaTCACAGGGGTCTACAGTGCCATTCTCCACACAGCAGCATG gtCTGTGAATAACTTTCTGATGACAGGACCTAAG GCTTACCTGACGTTCTCCAGCAGCGTGGCGGCCGGGGCGCACAGCGGGATGGAGGAATGCAAGTTCCAGTTCGGGTGGGAGCGCTGGAACTGCCCCGAGAGCGCCCTGCAGCTCTCCACCCACAACCGGCTCCGCAGCG CTACCCGGGAAACCTCCTTTGTGCACGCCATCAGCTCGGCCGGGGTCATGTACACCCTCACCAGGAACTGCAGCCTGGGGGACTTCGAGAGCTGTGGCTGCGACGACTCCAGGAACGGCCGTGTCG GTGGCCGAGGCTGGGTCTGGGGAGGATGCAGTGACAACGTGGAGTTTGGGGAGAAGGTTTCCAAGCTCTTTGTGGATGCCTTGGAAACAGGACACGATACCCGCGCGCTGATTAACCTGCACAACAATGAAGTTGGGAGACTT GCAGTGAAAGACACAATGAAGAGGGCCTGCAAGTGCCACGGGGTGTCGGGCAGCTGCAGCATCCAgacctgctggctgcagctcgCTGAATTCCGCGAGATCGGCAACTACCTGAAGATAAAATACGACCGAGCCCACAAGCTGGAGATGGACAAGAGGCGGATGAGAGCTGGCAACAGCGCCGACAGCCGCGGGGCCACGGCAGAGACCTTCCACCACATCCACGCCTCGGAGCTCGTCTTCCTGGAGGACTCCCCCGACTACTGCACGAGGAACGCCAGCCTGGGCCACCACGGCACTGAGGGCCGCGAGTGCCTGCAGACCGGCAAGAACCTCTCGCAGTGGGAGAAGAGGAGCTGCCGGCGGCTCTGCACCGAGTGCGGCCTGCgggtggaggagaggaggacGGAGGTGGTGGCCAGCTGCAACTGCAAGTTCCACTGGTGCTGCACGGTGCGCTGCGAGCAGTGCCGGACGCTGGTGGCCAAGCACTTCTGCACCCGCCGTGACTCTGCCGCCCCCAACCACATCAGGCAGAGGAACAGGGGCCACAGGAGATAG